Proteins encoded together in one Telopea speciosissima isolate NSW1024214 ecotype Mountain lineage chromosome 6, Tspe_v1, whole genome shotgun sequence window:
- the LOC122664848 gene encoding uncharacterized protein LOC122664848 isoform X7: protein MGIEKSPEWLPPGWIRETKERSDGKTDSYYINLKTGEKCRSKIEVARHTKSGNLCNRMPQQIKRCTRDNENQVVQMEDVPKWLPTDWSMVVQTRKSGNRVGQKYKCYIAPITGFKLYSKRQVFSYLKTGKRRSRASEPNERDIGMHSTESARKVVVEKHTEEMLPPGWFKEIKVAQLASELNERDIGMHSTESASKVVVEKHTEEGLPPGWIKEIKVTQLAYRIRKDPYYIDSVTGYEFRSKKDVFRYLESGDIRRCKIRPKKRQISGMESIDGEIFPHTAEKRHKIEGNATRRSLFTGQSSKSSKAVEDELVLESSVVEECLPLSSAALDGENSQMLSEAHQESEGIKNVECKLVCAENGFMSAPGAEVSPERESMEKLHSADKESSKLISGAQESGGLGNMVCAERSLISDHAADMYPVKQPSEKPHDAYGESSRLISAAQESRGLENTEEKMVCVEKGIISAPAAKISPEKQPSEKPHSVNRESSELFSVAQQESEGLVHAENGFNSAPSARVSPKKQLSEKSLGKNKKRAQLCTSNSQDGKELPVPRRASKRLAGLRAELAPNLEMSERSLGMVAKQSVDLEANPAIGVNPSSCNLQASMQVVPPEAAARVATTPYTSRGSGVLLDGNSSKEGDKPPGDQAVMEDLIGKLESEKQSTEKPESPFVLPFGDSWPDPCLEFAFKTLTGAIPVDDNLVIGEYFQPNLSVGQDQSRSSFTLPDLGLDGPRQTDSMFQFGTAEKPTAKQQSPGNPTFTSLGNCGMAASADCALPQTNGEGSK from the exons ATGGGTATTGAGAAGTCGCCGGAGTGGCTACCGCCGGGCTGGATTCGGGAAACTAAGGAGCGATCGGACGGCAAGACGGATTCG TATTATATTAACTTGAAGACTGGAGAGAAGTGTCGTTCCAAGATCGAAGTTGCTCGCCATACTAAATCTGGAAATCTCTGCAATCGCATGCCTCAACAAATTAAAAGATGCACAAGAGACAATGAGAATCAA GTTGTGCAAATGGAGGATGTTCCCAAGTGGTTACCTACTGACTGGAGTATGGTGGTCCAAACCAGAAAGAGTGGTAATAGAGTTGGACAAAAATACAAG TGTTACATTGCTCCAATCACTGGATTCAAATTGTATTCCAAGAGACAGGTCTTCAGTTATCTCAAGACTGGGAAGCGACGTAGTCGTGCATCTGAACCGAATGAAAGAGACATTGGAATGCATTCTACCGAATCTGCAAGAAAA GTTGTAGTGGAGAAGCATACAGAAGAGATGTTGCCACCGGGATGGTTTAAGGAAATCAAGGTTGCTCAACTGGCATCTGAACTGAACGAAAGAGACATTGGAATGCATTCTACCGAATCTGCAAGCAAA GTAGTAGTGGAGAAGCATACAGAAGAGGGGTTGCCCCCGGGATGGATTAAGGAAATCAAGGTTACTCAACTGGCATATCGAATCAGAAAAGACCCG TATTACATTGATTCTGTAACTGGATATGAATTCCGCTCCAAAAAGGATGTTTTTCGCTATCTCGAATCTGGTGATATTCGAAGGTGTAAAATCAGACCAAAGAAAAGGCAAATAAGTGGCATGGAGTCTATAGATGGAGAGATCTTT CCACATACTGCAGAAAAAAGACATAAAATAGAGGGCAATGCAACAAGGAGAAGCCTCTTCACTGGTCAGAGCTCAAAATCAAGTAAAGCAGTCGAGGATGAACTGGTTCTGGAATCCTCTGTGGTGGAAGAATGCTTACCACTATCAAGTGCTGCTTTAG ATGGGGAAAACTCTCAAATGCTTAGTGAAGCTCACCAAGAATCTGAAGGCATAAAGAATGTGGAATGCAAACTGGTCTGTGCTGAAAATGGGTTCATGTCAGCACCTGGGGCTGAGGTCTCTCCAGAGAGGGAGTCCATGGAAAAACTCCATTCTGCAGATAAGGAAAGCTCTAAATTGATTAGTGGAGCCCAAGAATCTGGAGGCTTAGGGAATATGGTCTGTGCTGAAAGAAGTCTTATTTCAGATCATGCAGCAGATATGTATCCAGTGAAGCAGCCTTCAGAGAAACCACATGATGCATATGGGGAAAGTTCTAGACTGATTAGTGCAGCCCAAGAATCAAGAGGGTTAGAGAATACGGAAGAGAAGATGGTATGTGTTGAAAAAGGTATTATTTCAGCTCCTGCAGCCAAGATCTCTCCAGAGAAGCAGCCTTCAGAGAAACCACATTCTGTCAACAGAGAAAGCTCAGAACTGTTTAGTGTAGCCCAACAAGAATCAGAAGGGTTAGTCCATGCTGAAAATGGGTTTAATTCTGCTCCTTCAGCGAGGGTCTCTCCAAAGAAGCAGCTCTCAGAGAAAAGTCttggaaagaataaaaaaagggcCCAGCTTTGCACAAGTAATTCCCAAGATGGAAAAGAACTGCCCGTGCCTCGTCGAGCTTCAAAACGGCTTGCTGGGCTCCGAGCTGAGTTGGCACCAAATTTGGAAATGTCAGAACGGTCTCTTGGAATGGTGGCTAAGCAGTCTGTTGATCTGGAAGCAAATCCAGCCATAGGTGTCAACCCAAGTAGTTGCAATCTTCAGGCATCTATGCAGGTGGTGCCACCTGAGGCCGCAGCTAGAGTAGCAACCACACCTTATACTTCCAGAGGTTCGGGAGTGTTGTTAGATGGAAATTCATCCAAGGAAGGTGACAAGCCTCCTGGGGACCAAGCTGTTATGGAGGACCTCATTGGTAAGCTTGAAAGTGAGAAACAGTCTACAGAGAAGCCAGAATCACCATTCGTCCTACCTTTCGGGGACTCATGGCCAGATCCCTGCCTTGAATTTGCATTCAAGACACTGACAGGTGCAATTCCGGTGGATGATAATCTAGTTATTGGGGAATACTTCCAACCAAATCTTAGCGTGGGTCAGGATCAGAGCAGAAGTAGCTTCACATTGCCAGATCTTGGCTTAGATGGCCCTCGTCAAACTGATAGTATGTTCCAATTTGGTACAGCAGAGAAACCTACAGCCAAACAGCAGTCTCCAGGTAACCCTACATTTACATCATTAGGAAATTGTGGTATGGCGGCATCTGCAGATTGTGCGTTACCGCAAACTAACGGGGAAGGAAGCAAATAA
- the LOC122664848 gene encoding uncharacterized protein LOC122664848 isoform X5 yields the protein MGIEKSPEWLPPGWIRETKERSDGKTDSYYINLKTGEKCRSKIEVARHTKSGNLCNRMPQQIKRCTRDNENQVVQMEDVPKWLPTDWSMVVQTRKSGNRVGQKYKCYIAPITGFKLYSKRQVFSYLKTGKRRSRASEPNERDIGMHSTESARKVVVEEHTEEGLPPGWIKEIKVTQLASEPNERDIGMHSTESASKVVVEKHTEEGLPPGWIKEIKVTQLAYRIRKDPYYIDSVTGYEFRSKKDVFRYLESGDIRRCKIRPKKRQISGMESIDGEIFPHTAEKRHKIEGNATRRSLFTGQSSKSSKAVEDELVLESSVVEECLPLSSAALDGENSQMLSEAHQESEGIKNVECKLVCAENGFMSAPGAEVSPERESMEKLHSADKESSKLISGAQESGGLGNMVCAERSLISDHAADMYPVKQPSEKPHDAYGESSRLISAAQESRGLENTEEKMVCVEKGIISAPAAKISPEKQPSEKPHSVNRESSELFSVAQQESEGLVHAENGFNSAPSARVSPKKQLSEKSLGKNKKRAQLCTSNSQDGKELPVPRRASKRLAGLRAELAPNLEMSERSLGMVAKQSVDLEANPAIGVNPSSCNLQASMQVVPPEAAARVATTPYTSRGSGVLLDGNSSKEGDKPPGDQAVMEDLIGKLESEKQSTEKPESPFVLPFGDSWPDPCLEFAFKTLTGAIPVDDNLVIGEYFQPNLSVGQDQSRSSFTLPDLGLDGPRQTDSMFQFGTAEKPTAKQQSPGNPTFTSLGNCGMAASADCALPQTNGEGSK from the exons ATGGGTATTGAGAAGTCGCCGGAGTGGCTACCGCCGGGCTGGATTCGGGAAACTAAGGAGCGATCGGACGGCAAGACGGATTCG TATTATATTAACTTGAAGACTGGAGAGAAGTGTCGTTCCAAGATCGAAGTTGCTCGCCATACTAAATCTGGAAATCTCTGCAATCGCATGCCTCAACAAATTAAAAGATGCACAAGAGACAATGAGAATCAA GTTGTGCAAATGGAGGATGTTCCCAAGTGGTTACCTACTGACTGGAGTATGGTGGTCCAAACCAGAAAGAGTGGTAATAGAGTTGGACAAAAATACAAG TGTTACATTGCTCCAATCACTGGATTCAAATTGTATTCCAAGAGACAGGTCTTCAGTTATCTCAAGACTGGGAAGCGACGTAGTCGTGCATCTGAACCGAATGAAAGAGACATTGGAATGCATTCTACCGAATCTGCAAGAAAA GTTGTAGTGGAGGAGCATACAGAAGAGGGGTTGCCCCCGGGATGGATTAAGGAAATCAAGGTTACTCAACTGGCATCTGAACCGAACGAAAGAGACATTGGAATGCATTCTACCGAATCTGCAAGCAAA GTAGTAGTGGAGAAGCATACAGAAGAGGGGTTGCCCCCGGGATGGATTAAGGAAATCAAGGTTACTCAACTGGCATATCGAATCAGAAAAGACCCG TATTACATTGATTCTGTAACTGGATATGAATTCCGCTCCAAAAAGGATGTTTTTCGCTATCTCGAATCTGGTGATATTCGAAGGTGTAAAATCAGACCAAAGAAAAGGCAAATAAGTGGCATGGAGTCTATAGATGGAGAGATCTTT CCACATACTGCAGAAAAAAGACATAAAATAGAGGGCAATGCAACAAGGAGAAGCCTCTTCACTGGTCAGAGCTCAAAATCAAGTAAAGCAGTCGAGGATGAACTGGTTCTGGAATCCTCTGTGGTGGAAGAATGCTTACCACTATCAAGTGCTGCTTTAG ATGGGGAAAACTCTCAAATGCTTAGTGAAGCTCACCAAGAATCTGAAGGCATAAAGAATGTGGAATGCAAACTGGTCTGTGCTGAAAATGGGTTCATGTCAGCACCTGGGGCTGAGGTCTCTCCAGAGAGGGAGTCCATGGAAAAACTCCATTCTGCAGATAAGGAAAGCTCTAAATTGATTAGTGGAGCCCAAGAATCTGGAGGCTTAGGGAATATGGTCTGTGCTGAAAGAAGTCTTATTTCAGATCATGCAGCAGATATGTATCCAGTGAAGCAGCCTTCAGAGAAACCACATGATGCATATGGGGAAAGTTCTAGACTGATTAGTGCAGCCCAAGAATCAAGAGGGTTAGAGAATACGGAAGAGAAGATGGTATGTGTTGAAAAAGGTATTATTTCAGCTCCTGCAGCCAAGATCTCTCCAGAGAAGCAGCCTTCAGAGAAACCACATTCTGTCAACAGAGAAAGCTCAGAACTGTTTAGTGTAGCCCAACAAGAATCAGAAGGGTTAGTCCATGCTGAAAATGGGTTTAATTCTGCTCCTTCAGCGAGGGTCTCTCCAAAGAAGCAGCTCTCAGAGAAAAGTCttggaaagaataaaaaaagggcCCAGCTTTGCACAAGTAATTCCCAAGATGGAAAAGAACTGCCCGTGCCTCGTCGAGCTTCAAAACGGCTTGCTGGGCTCCGAGCTGAGTTGGCACCAAATTTGGAAATGTCAGAACGGTCTCTTGGAATGGTGGCTAAGCAGTCTGTTGATCTGGAAGCAAATCCAGCCATAGGTGTCAACCCAAGTAGTTGCAATCTTCAGGCATCTATGCAGGTGGTGCCACCTGAGGCCGCAGCTAGAGTAGCAACCACACCTTATACTTCCAGAGGTTCGGGAGTGTTGTTAGATGGAAATTCATCCAAGGAAGGTGACAAGCCTCCTGGGGACCAAGCTGTTATGGAGGACCTCATTGGTAAGCTTGAAAGTGAGAAACAGTCTACAGAGAAGCCAGAATCACCATTCGTCCTACCTTTCGGGGACTCATGGCCAGATCCCTGCCTTGAATTTGCATTCAAGACACTGACAGGTGCAATTCCGGTGGATGATAATCTAGTTATTGGGGAATACTTCCAACCAAATCTTAGCGTGGGTCAGGATCAGAGCAGAAGTAGCTTCACATTGCCAGATCTTGGCTTAGATGGCCCTCGTCAAACTGATAGTATGTTCCAATTTGGTACAGCAGAGAAACCTACAGCCAAACAGCAGTCTCCAGGTAACCCTACATTTACATCATTAGGAAATTGTGGTATGGCGGCATCTGCAGATTGTGCGTTACCGCAAACTAACGGGGAAGGAAGCAAATAA
- the LOC122664848 gene encoding uncharacterized protein LOC122664848 isoform X13, with protein sequence MGIEKSPEWLPPGWIRETKERSDGKTDSVVQMEDVPKWLPTDWSMVVQTRKSGNRVGQKYKVVVEKHTEEVFPLGWIKEIKVTELASEPSGRDIKMHSTKSASKVVVEEHTEEGLPPGWIKEIKVTQLASEPNERDIGMHSTESASKVVVEKHTEEGLPPGWIKEIKVTQLAYRIRKDPYYIDSVTGYEFRSKKDVFRYLESGDIRRCKIRPKKRQISGMESIDGEIFPHTAEKRHKIEGNATRRSLFTGQSSKSSKAVEDELVLESSVVEECLPLSSAALDGENSQMLSEAHQESEGIKNVECKLVCAENGFMSAPGAEVSPERESMEKLHSADKESSKLISGAQESGGLGNMVCAERSLISDHAADMYPVKQPSEKPHDAYGESSRLISAAQESRGLENTEEKMVCVEKGIISAPAAKISPEKQPSEKPHSVNRESSELFSVAQQESEGLVHAENGFNSAPSARVSPKKQLSEKSLGKNKKRAQLCTSNSQDGKELPVPRRASKRLAGLRAELAPNLEMSERSLGMVAKQSVDLEANPAIGVNPSSCNLQASMQVVPPEAAARVATTPYTSRGSGVLLDGNSSKEGDKPPGDQAVMEDLIGKLESEKQSTEKPESPFVLPFGDSWPDPCLEFAFKTLTGAIPVDDNLVIGEYFQPNLSVGQDQSRSSFTLPDLGLDGPRQTDSMFQFGTAEKPTAKQQSPGNPTFTSLGNCGMAASADCALPQTNGEGSK encoded by the exons ATGGGTATTGAGAAGTCGCCGGAGTGGCTACCGCCGGGCTGGATTCGGGAAACTAAGGAGCGATCGGACGGCAAGACGGATTCG GTTGTGCAAATGGAGGATGTTCCCAAGTGGTTACCTACTGACTGGAGTATGGTGGTCCAAACCAGAAAGAGTGGTAATAGAGTTGGACAAAAATACAAG GTTGTAGTGGAGAAGCATACAGAAGAGGTGTTCCCCCTGGGATGGATTAAGGAAATCAAGGTTACTGAACTGGCATCTGAACCGAGCGGAAGAGACATTAAAATGCATTCTACCAAATCTGCAAGCAAA GTTGTAGTGGAGGAGCATACAGAAGAGGGGTTGCCCCCGGGATGGATTAAGGAAATCAAGGTTACTCAACTGGCATCTGAACCGAACGAAAGAGACATTGGAATGCATTCTACCGAATCTGCAAGCAAA GTAGTAGTGGAGAAGCATACAGAAGAGGGGTTGCCCCCGGGATGGATTAAGGAAATCAAGGTTACTCAACTGGCATATCGAATCAGAAAAGACCCG TATTACATTGATTCTGTAACTGGATATGAATTCCGCTCCAAAAAGGATGTTTTTCGCTATCTCGAATCTGGTGATATTCGAAGGTGTAAAATCAGACCAAAGAAAAGGCAAATAAGTGGCATGGAGTCTATAGATGGAGAGATCTTT CCACATACTGCAGAAAAAAGACATAAAATAGAGGGCAATGCAACAAGGAGAAGCCTCTTCACTGGTCAGAGCTCAAAATCAAGTAAAGCAGTCGAGGATGAACTGGTTCTGGAATCCTCTGTGGTGGAAGAATGCTTACCACTATCAAGTGCTGCTTTAG ATGGGGAAAACTCTCAAATGCTTAGTGAAGCTCACCAAGAATCTGAAGGCATAAAGAATGTGGAATGCAAACTGGTCTGTGCTGAAAATGGGTTCATGTCAGCACCTGGGGCTGAGGTCTCTCCAGAGAGGGAGTCCATGGAAAAACTCCATTCTGCAGATAAGGAAAGCTCTAAATTGATTAGTGGAGCCCAAGAATCTGGAGGCTTAGGGAATATGGTCTGTGCTGAAAGAAGTCTTATTTCAGATCATGCAGCAGATATGTATCCAGTGAAGCAGCCTTCAGAGAAACCACATGATGCATATGGGGAAAGTTCTAGACTGATTAGTGCAGCCCAAGAATCAAGAGGGTTAGAGAATACGGAAGAGAAGATGGTATGTGTTGAAAAAGGTATTATTTCAGCTCCTGCAGCCAAGATCTCTCCAGAGAAGCAGCCTTCAGAGAAACCACATTCTGTCAACAGAGAAAGCTCAGAACTGTTTAGTGTAGCCCAACAAGAATCAGAAGGGTTAGTCCATGCTGAAAATGGGTTTAATTCTGCTCCTTCAGCGAGGGTCTCTCCAAAGAAGCAGCTCTCAGAGAAAAGTCttggaaagaataaaaaaagggcCCAGCTTTGCACAAGTAATTCCCAAGATGGAAAAGAACTGCCCGTGCCTCGTCGAGCTTCAAAACGGCTTGCTGGGCTCCGAGCTGAGTTGGCACCAAATTTGGAAATGTCAGAACGGTCTCTTGGAATGGTGGCTAAGCAGTCTGTTGATCTGGAAGCAAATCCAGCCATAGGTGTCAACCCAAGTAGTTGCAATCTTCAGGCATCTATGCAGGTGGTGCCACCTGAGGCCGCAGCTAGAGTAGCAACCACACCTTATACTTCCAGAGGTTCGGGAGTGTTGTTAGATGGAAATTCATCCAAGGAAGGTGACAAGCCTCCTGGGGACCAAGCTGTTATGGAGGACCTCATTGGTAAGCTTGAAAGTGAGAAACAGTCTACAGAGAAGCCAGAATCACCATTCGTCCTACCTTTCGGGGACTCATGGCCAGATCCCTGCCTTGAATTTGCATTCAAGACACTGACAGGTGCAATTCCGGTGGATGATAATCTAGTTATTGGGGAATACTTCCAACCAAATCTTAGCGTGGGTCAGGATCAGAGCAGAAGTAGCTTCACATTGCCAGATCTTGGCTTAGATGGCCCTCGTCAAACTGATAGTATGTTCCAATTTGGTACAGCAGAGAAACCTACAGCCAAACAGCAGTCTCCAGGTAACCCTACATTTACATCATTAGGAAATTGTGGTATGGCGGCATCTGCAGATTGTGCGTTACCGCAAACTAACGGGGAAGGAAGCAAATAA
- the LOC122664848 gene encoding uncharacterized protein LOC122664848 isoform X14, which produces MGIEKSPEWLPPGWIRETKERSDGKTDSYYINLKTGEKCRSKIEVARHTKSGNLCNRMPQQIKRCTRDNENQVVQMEDVPKWLPTDWSMVVQTRKSGNRVGQKYKVVVEKHTEEGLPPGWIKEIKVTQLAYRIRKDPYYIDSVTGYEFRSKKDVFRYLESGDIRRCKIRPKKRQISGMESIDGEIFPHTAEKRHKIEGNATRRSLFTGQSSKSSKAVEDELVLESSVVEECLPLSSAALDGENSQMLSEAHQESEGIKNVECKLVCAENGFMSAPGAEVSPERESMEKLHSADKESSKLISGAQESGGLGNMVCAERSLISDHAADMYPVKQPSEKPHDAYGESSRLISAAQESRGLENTEEKMVCVEKGIISAPAAKISPEKQPSEKPHSVNRESSELFSVAQQESEGLVHAENGFNSAPSARVSPKKQLSEKSLGKNKKRAQLCTSNSQDGKELPVPRRASKRLAGLRAELAPNLEMSERSLGMVAKQSVDLEANPAIGVNPSSCNLQASMQVVPPEAAARVATTPYTSRGSGVLLDGNSSKEGDKPPGDQAVMEDLIGKLESEKQSTEKPESPFVLPFGDSWPDPCLEFAFKTLTGAIPVDDNLVIGEYFQPNLSVGQDQSRSSFTLPDLGLDGPRQTDSMFQFGTAEKPTAKQQSPGNPTFTSLGNCGMAASADCALPQTNGEGSK; this is translated from the exons ATGGGTATTGAGAAGTCGCCGGAGTGGCTACCGCCGGGCTGGATTCGGGAAACTAAGGAGCGATCGGACGGCAAGACGGATTCG TATTATATTAACTTGAAGACTGGAGAGAAGTGTCGTTCCAAGATCGAAGTTGCTCGCCATACTAAATCTGGAAATCTCTGCAATCGCATGCCTCAACAAATTAAAAGATGCACAAGAGACAATGAGAATCAA GTTGTGCAAATGGAGGATGTTCCCAAGTGGTTACCTACTGACTGGAGTATGGTGGTCCAAACCAGAAAGAGTGGTAATAGAGTTGGACAAAAATACAAG GTAGTAGTGGAGAAGCATACAGAAGAGGGGTTGCCCCCGGGATGGATTAAGGAAATCAAGGTTACTCAACTGGCATATCGAATCAGAAAAGACCCG TATTACATTGATTCTGTAACTGGATATGAATTCCGCTCCAAAAAGGATGTTTTTCGCTATCTCGAATCTGGTGATATTCGAAGGTGTAAAATCAGACCAAAGAAAAGGCAAATAAGTGGCATGGAGTCTATAGATGGAGAGATCTTT CCACATACTGCAGAAAAAAGACATAAAATAGAGGGCAATGCAACAAGGAGAAGCCTCTTCACTGGTCAGAGCTCAAAATCAAGTAAAGCAGTCGAGGATGAACTGGTTCTGGAATCCTCTGTGGTGGAAGAATGCTTACCACTATCAAGTGCTGCTTTAG ATGGGGAAAACTCTCAAATGCTTAGTGAAGCTCACCAAGAATCTGAAGGCATAAAGAATGTGGAATGCAAACTGGTCTGTGCTGAAAATGGGTTCATGTCAGCACCTGGGGCTGAGGTCTCTCCAGAGAGGGAGTCCATGGAAAAACTCCATTCTGCAGATAAGGAAAGCTCTAAATTGATTAGTGGAGCCCAAGAATCTGGAGGCTTAGGGAATATGGTCTGTGCTGAAAGAAGTCTTATTTCAGATCATGCAGCAGATATGTATCCAGTGAAGCAGCCTTCAGAGAAACCACATGATGCATATGGGGAAAGTTCTAGACTGATTAGTGCAGCCCAAGAATCAAGAGGGTTAGAGAATACGGAAGAGAAGATGGTATGTGTTGAAAAAGGTATTATTTCAGCTCCTGCAGCCAAGATCTCTCCAGAGAAGCAGCCTTCAGAGAAACCACATTCTGTCAACAGAGAAAGCTCAGAACTGTTTAGTGTAGCCCAACAAGAATCAGAAGGGTTAGTCCATGCTGAAAATGGGTTTAATTCTGCTCCTTCAGCGAGGGTCTCTCCAAAGAAGCAGCTCTCAGAGAAAAGTCttggaaagaataaaaaaagggcCCAGCTTTGCACAAGTAATTCCCAAGATGGAAAAGAACTGCCCGTGCCTCGTCGAGCTTCAAAACGGCTTGCTGGGCTCCGAGCTGAGTTGGCACCAAATTTGGAAATGTCAGAACGGTCTCTTGGAATGGTGGCTAAGCAGTCTGTTGATCTGGAAGCAAATCCAGCCATAGGTGTCAACCCAAGTAGTTGCAATCTTCAGGCATCTATGCAGGTGGTGCCACCTGAGGCCGCAGCTAGAGTAGCAACCACACCTTATACTTCCAGAGGTTCGGGAGTGTTGTTAGATGGAAATTCATCCAAGGAAGGTGACAAGCCTCCTGGGGACCAAGCTGTTATGGAGGACCTCATTGGTAAGCTTGAAAGTGAGAAACAGTCTACAGAGAAGCCAGAATCACCATTCGTCCTACCTTTCGGGGACTCATGGCCAGATCCCTGCCTTGAATTTGCATTCAAGACACTGACAGGTGCAATTCCGGTGGATGATAATCTAGTTATTGGGGAATACTTCCAACCAAATCTTAGCGTGGGTCAGGATCAGAGCAGAAGTAGCTTCACATTGCCAGATCTTGGCTTAGATGGCCCTCGTCAAACTGATAGTATGTTCCAATTTGGTACAGCAGAGAAACCTACAGCCAAACAGCAGTCTCCAGGTAACCCTACATTTACATCATTAGGAAATTGTGGTATGGCGGCATCTGCAGATTGTGCGTTACCGCAAACTAACGGGGAAGGAAGCAAATAA